One genomic region from Sphingobacterium sp. UGAL515B_05 encodes:
- a CDS encoding ParB/RepB/Spo0J family partition protein gives MAAHQRKTGLGRGLGALLNDSVEVPAKSNQQVEEAPLVTPTAVKTTKENGSISHVRVEEIAVNPFQPRTEFDPVALQELSESISLQGLIQPITVRKISDGNYQLISGERRLRASRLAGITEIPAYIRTANDQQMLEMALIENIQRENLNAIEVALSFQRMIEECNLKQEELGERVSKNRSTVTNYLRLLKLPPVIQAAIRDGALTMGHARALINIPEVDKQLYIFKLIIDQGLSVRKAEELVRELQKGGKKKAGKDKAPMSFQLQKIEDDLASKFSSRVKLNLKSTKGKGAIEIPFESEDDLSRILELLDW, from the coding sequence ATGGCAGCACATCAGCGTAAAACAGGGCTGGGAAGAGGTTTAGGTGCGCTATTAAACGATAGTGTAGAAGTTCCTGCTAAAAGTAATCAGCAAGTGGAAGAGGCTCCTCTAGTTACCCCAACTGCTGTAAAAACAACAAAAGAGAATGGTAGTATTAGCCATGTTCGTGTAGAGGAAATAGCTGTCAATCCTTTTCAGCCGCGTACCGAATTTGATCCGGTTGCTTTACAGGAGTTATCGGAATCGATTAGTTTACAAGGTTTAATTCAGCCGATTACAGTACGTAAAATTTCGGATGGCAATTATCAGCTAATTTCCGGGGAGCGGCGTCTCCGTGCTTCGCGCTTGGCTGGTATCACCGAAATTCCAGCGTATATCCGTACAGCCAATGATCAGCAGATGCTGGAAATGGCCTTGATTGAGAATATCCAACGGGAGAACCTCAATGCGATTGAAGTTGCCCTGAGTTTTCAGCGCATGATTGAGGAGTGTAATTTAAAACAGGAAGAATTGGGGGAGCGTGTTAGTAAAAACCGGTCTACTGTTACAAATTATCTCCGTTTATTAAAGCTTCCACCTGTCATTCAGGCGGCAATACGTGACGGGGCATTGACCATGGGGCATGCTCGTGCCCTGATTAATATTCCTGAGGTTGATAAGCAGCTTTATATCTTTAAGTTGATTATTGATCAAGGTCTATCTGTTCGCAAAGCGGAGGAACTGGTTCGTGAGTTACAAAAAGGCGGTAAGAAAAAAGCAGGAAAGGATAAAGCTCCGATGTCTTTCCAACTGCAGAAAATTGAAGATGATCTGGCTTCTAAATTTTCTTCTCGCGTCAAATTGAATCTGAAGAGCACAAAAGGAAAAGGAGCAATTGAGATCCCTTTTGAATCGGAAGATGATTTAAGTCGCATTCTTGAATTGTTAGACTGGTAA
- the dapB gene encoding 4-hydroxy-tetrahydrodipicolinate reductase, producing the protein MNIILLGYGKMGQIIERYALKRGHQIFLVVDEHNRPNLTADDIKGADVAIDFSVPSAALDNMDLCLQAGVPIVVGTTGWYDQLDEVKAKCLEAGGSILYGSNFSIGVNVFFHINRMLAKALQPYKQYDVQVEEIHHIHKLDAPSGTAITIAEGILDNSDVKTNWVNTVVGEQDEIIPKPQELLIESHRIEEVPGTHTVLYSSEVDQIEFKHTAHSRDGFALGAVVAAEWLNGKKGFYQVTEIFDFNK; encoded by the coding sequence ATGAACATCATTCTCTTGGGATATGGCAAAATGGGGCAGATCATCGAAAGATACGCGCTGAAAAGAGGCCATCAAATTTTTTTAGTTGTCGATGAACATAATCGTCCTAACCTGACTGCTGATGATATCAAAGGAGCTGATGTCGCAATAGACTTTAGTGTGCCTTCTGCAGCACTGGATAATATGGATCTTTGTCTTCAGGCAGGCGTACCTATTGTCGTCGGAACAACGGGTTGGTACGACCAATTGGATGAGGTTAAGGCGAAGTGTCTGGAGGCTGGTGGTTCCATTTTGTATGGATCAAACTTTTCCATTGGAGTAAATGTATTCTTCCATATCAATAGAATGTTGGCGAAGGCTTTGCAGCCATATAAACAATATGATGTTCAGGTCGAAGAGATACACCATATTCATAAATTGGACGCACCAAGTGGTACAGCAATTACCATTGCTGAAGGGATATTGGATAATAGCGATGTGAAAACCAACTGGGTGAATACTGTTGTTGGCGAGCAGGATGAAATTATTCCAAAACCACAGGAACTTTTAATAGAAAGTCATCGTATTGAGGAGGTTCCGGGAACACATACAGTGCTTTATAGCTCGGAGGTTGACCAAATCGAATTTAAACATACAGCACATAGCCGCGATGGATTTGCCTTAGGCGCTGTGGTTGCCGCTGAATGGTTGAATGGCAAAAAAGGTTTCTATCAAGTTACTGAAATTTTTGATTTTAATAAATAG
- a CDS encoding NAD(P)H-dependent oxidoreductase, with translation MILIISGTNRPNSKTLKIAKCYQQLLDRKSIESDIFSLEDLPANILETDLYGKRSPAFEPIQEKVSKAELFIFIAPEYNGSIPGALKLFIDCCTFPISFYHKKVALVGLSSGRYGNLRGIDHLTGICHYLRMHVLPLKIFLPSVQNELNDEGELFKEDTLQFINEQIDEIIRF, from the coding sequence ATGATTTTAATAATATCCGGAACAAACCGCCCCAATAGTAAGACGTTAAAAATAGCAAAGTGCTACCAGCAATTACTTGACCGTAAGTCAATTGAAAGTGACATCTTTTCCTTAGAAGATCTACCAGCAAACATTTTAGAAACAGATCTTTATGGCAAAAGAAGTCCAGCATTTGAACCTATCCAAGAAAAGGTCAGCAAAGCTGAGCTGTTTATCTTCATCGCCCCAGAATACAACGGAAGTATCCCAGGAGCGCTCAAGCTTTTTATCGATTGCTGCACTTTTCCGATCAGCTTCTATCACAAAAAAGTTGCATTGGTCGGACTATCTTCAGGACGCTATGGCAATCTTCGTGGCATCGATCATCTGACTGGCATATGCCACTACTTAAGAATGCATGTCCTCCCCCTCAAGATCTTTCTACCCAGTGTTCAGAATGAATTGAACGATGAGGGAGAGTTATTCAAAGAGGACACGCTCCAATTCATCAACGAACAGATTGATGAGATTATCCGGTTTTAA
- a CDS encoding ParA family protein: MGKVIAIANQKGGVGKTTTSINLAASLAVLEYKTLLVDADPQANSTSGIGFDPRTISASVYECLVNDLDPREAIQSTETPNLDLLPAHIDLVGAEIEMINMHEREYKMKKILDQVKQDYDFIIIDCSPSLGLITINALSASDSVIIPVQCEYFALEGLGKLLNTIKIVQNRLNTSLEIEGILLTMYDVRLRLSNQVVEEVKTHFTDLVFDTIIQRNTRLSEAPSFGISVIMHDASCKGAINYLNLAREILQKNGHLNEMNKTVTA, translated from the coding sequence ATGGGAAAAGTAATTGCAATCGCAAATCAAAAGGGTGGGGTCGGAAAAACCACAACGTCAATTAATTTGGCGGCTAGTTTGGCGGTTTTAGAATATAAAACATTGTTGGTCGATGCGGATCCTCAAGCAAACTCTACTTCTGGGATTGGCTTTGACCCTCGTACAATCAGTGCAAGTGTATATGAGTGCTTGGTGAATGATCTGGATCCTCGTGAGGCTATCCAATCAACAGAAACACCAAATTTGGATCTGTTGCCGGCTCATATCGATTTGGTTGGGGCAGAAATTGAGATGATCAATATGCACGAAAGGGAGTACAAGATGAAAAAAATCTTGGACCAGGTTAAACAGGATTATGATTTTATTATCATCGACTGTTCGCCTTCCTTAGGCTTAATTACAATCAATGCATTGTCTGCTTCGGACTCCGTTATCATTCCGGTACAGTGTGAATACTTCGCTTTAGAAGGACTTGGAAAGTTATTGAACACAATTAAAATAGTTCAAAACCGTTTAAATACAAGTCTGGAGATCGAAGGAATTTTGTTGACGATGTATGATGTTCGTTTGAGGCTATCAAATCAGGTGGTCGAAGAAGTGAAAACACATTTTACAGATTTAGTTTTTGATACAATTATTCAGCGGAATACCCGTTTGAGCGAAGCTCCAAGCTTTGGAATTTCTGTAATCATGCATGATGCTTCCTGTAAAGGGGCTATCAACTATTTAAATTTGGCCCGTGAGATTTTACAGAAAAACGGGCATCTTAATGAAATGAATAAAACAGTAACCGCATAA
- a CDS encoding DUF5683 domain-containing protein codes for MAKLISLIFAVFALSVVHGQTVDTIPKKQIAPPVKIDSVKQKSVQDTVKKESRKERKKREKEEAKAKEKVVFKDSTRLAIEAKNKQAWKRSLVLPGWGQYTNGGVWWIKVPAIYGGLLTTVLVFDFNNRYYKELLGVLQDNELGRPIDPYYSGVSIQSIIRAKDNARRNRDLMVLLTLGVYGLNVAEAYIDSMLKYRWSIGEDKPKKTAFLIGPTLMDASLASGTYSFKPTVGLKLTMKFN; via the coding sequence ATGGCCAAGTTAATAAGCTTGATATTTGCGGTGTTTGCACTGTCGGTGGTACATGGACAGACTGTGGATACAATCCCCAAGAAACAAATAGCACCACCGGTCAAAATAGATAGCGTAAAGCAAAAATCGGTACAGGATACCGTAAAGAAAGAATCTCGGAAAGAACGTAAAAAACGCGAGAAGGAGGAAGCTAAGGCGAAAGAGAAGGTTGTGTTCAAGGATTCGACCCGCTTGGCTATTGAAGCAAAAAATAAACAAGCCTGGAAACGCTCTTTGGTACTTCCGGGCTGGGGACAATATACCAACGGTGGTGTGTGGTGGATAAAAGTGCCGGCTATCTACGGTGGTTTATTAACAACCGTCCTGGTTTTTGATTTTAATAATCGCTATTATAAAGAACTTTTAGGGGTGTTGCAAGACAATGAACTCGGTAGACCAATCGATCCGTATTATAGCGGTGTTTCTATTCAGTCTATTATTCGTGCGAAAGATAATGCACGACGAAATCGGGACCTCATGGTGCTTCTTACTTTAGGTGTTTATGGTCTGAATGTTGCGGAGGCCTACATCGACTCAATGCTCAAGTATCGTTGGAGTATTGGCGAGGATAAACCCAAAAAGACTGCTTTCTTAATTGGACCTACTTTAATGGATGCGAGTCTCGCGTCGGGAACTTATTCATTTAAACCTACTGTAGGACTTAAATTGACCATGAAATTCAATTAA
- a CDS encoding acyloxyacyl hydrolase, with translation MISRILAFVTLALLSFRATAQVTPRIENPKDTLQSRTPAKTRLIFQLEHESGGELKFNERSKETLADSYYSGLNFRVGFQTQFQDSLKSIYNEIFNYPIYGIGIYSSTFGQEHLGRPFAAYGFVAIPIRPKVNSRWNFNYRIALGLSGRFNPYNEEENPFNLLIGSKNNVFIDFGLQANYRLNKHFQIGAGAAFHHFSNGALALPNTGINLVPLSLSVSYTPTNKPFDFRKTSIPKMEKTEELHFNYAFGFKQIDREHDSQYFKSMLGAYYSKHLGYKWRLGAGFDAFYSASGNDAKVAGDKAGKFSALFSYGPAFYIDHVLNSRLYINGNIGAYLHRNEFNGESMPVYLRAGVRYKVYKDFFAGVSIKAHGGKADFIEWTTGYGIKLGKKRK, from the coding sequence ATGATATCAAGAATACTTGCTTTTGTGACCCTGGCACTGCTCTCCTTTCGTGCCACTGCACAGGTCACACCCCGTATAGAAAATCCAAAAGACACTTTACAGAGCCGTACCCCTGCTAAAACAAGACTTATATTTCAACTTGAACATGAAAGTGGCGGCGAGCTTAAATTCAATGAGCGTTCCAAAGAAACGCTCGCTGACTCTTATTATAGTGGACTAAATTTTAGAGTTGGTTTTCAAACACAGTTTCAAGACTCGCTAAAGAGCATTTATAACGAGATATTCAATTACCCGATATACGGTATCGGAATCTATAGTAGTACGTTTGGCCAGGAGCATCTCGGACGCCCTTTCGCTGCCTATGGCTTTGTTGCTATCCCTATAAGACCAAAAGTAAATTCAAGATGGAATTTCAACTATCGTATTGCACTCGGTCTTTCTGGCAGATTCAACCCCTATAACGAGGAAGAGAATCCATTCAATCTACTTATTGGCAGCAAAAACAATGTATTTATTGATTTTGGACTTCAGGCTAACTATCGGCTAAATAAACACTTTCAAATAGGAGCCGGGGCGGCCTTTCATCACTTCAGCAATGGAGCCCTGGCATTACCGAACACCGGGATAAACCTGGTCCCATTGAGCCTGTCTGTCTCGTACACACCAACAAATAAGCCGTTTGATTTTAGAAAAACCAGTATCCCAAAGATGGAGAAAACAGAAGAGCTCCATTTCAATTATGCCTTTGGCTTTAAACAGATCGATCGCGAACACGACAGCCAATATTTTAAATCCATGTTAGGTGCATACTACAGCAAGCATTTGGGCTATAAATGGCGGCTTGGCGCTGGGTTTGATGCATTTTATTCAGCAAGTGGAAACGACGCCAAGGTCGCAGGCGACAAAGCCGGAAAATTCTCCGCCCTATTTTCTTATGGTCCGGCATTCTATATTGACCATGTGCTAAATTCACGCCTATATATCAACGGAAATATTGGGGCCTATCTTCATCGCAACGAATTCAATGGCGAAAGCATGCCTGTGTATTTAAGAGCAGGTGTGCGTTATAAAGTCTACAAAGATTTCTTTGCTGGAGTGTCTATTAAAGCCCACGGCGGTAAAGCCGACTTTATTGAATGGACGACAGGTTACGGCATTAAGCTAGGAAAGAAACGAAAATAA
- a CDS encoding M16 family metallopeptidase has protein sequence MIKNLFKITAVTFVLTTAGGALFAQNTKFDWKEATEGGYTYKYVTNDPTHSRFYKLKNGLTVILSPTKKEPRIQTYIATKAGSKTDPKDHTGLAHYLEHMLFKGTDKFGSKDWAKEKPLLDQIDALYEKYNGTTDETERKAIYKEIDKVSGEAAKYAIANEYDKLMASMGAEGTNAFTSFEQTVYQEQIPSNVMDKYLAVQAERFRYPVLRLFHTELEAVYEEKNISLDKDNRKAVESMFSAAFPNNNYGKQTTIGTVEHLKNPSLKAIREYFHTYYVPNNMGVIMSGDFDPTEVVKKVDKAFAFMQAKEIPAYTFDAEKPILTPVVREVKGPDAEFMLMGFRFPGAATKDARMLNLMSQILTNGSAGLIDLDLVKNQKLLGAGAFPYVLKDYSLLLLQGNPGQGQSLEEVQQLLLQELAKLRKGEFSDDLITAIVNNAKKDEIKQNESYGDRAESLMDAFTSGQDWASVVGYSDELNKITKQDVVDFANKYLNDNNYVVVYKRKGVDNNVVKVVKPEITPVTVNRDDQSEFLKRVEAMPEDKIQPVWVDYNKDIQKATANGLPVLAVKNADNELFSLSYRFDGGKWSNKLLSLAAGYLEFLGTKDKSSEQFSKDFYQLASDFSVSAGNEETMVSISGLNSNFTATLNLIQDLLRNCVADQEAFKMYIARLKKARANAKENKGAIMEGLKSYAKYGAKNPFNNVFTDAELDALKAEDLVKALHDLANMKHTMLYFGPLTAQEFVAKAKPLKQGAGEYVQAKKAVVFAELPTSKNQVLFANFDMKQAEVFWYRSSGIYNSALTPTVSLFNNYFGGGMGSIVFQTIRESKALAYSTYAYYGQPYKKENHYTVGAYVGTQADKFNDAIKGMNELLDVLPESAKGLDIAKVSLEKSIASERVLNASILGSYLAAQRLGNATDIRKVVYEQAPKLTYGDLNTFHKKEMSQKPYVYCIVAKEENLKPEDLAKLGEVKKLDLKEIFGY, from the coding sequence ATGATTAAAAACCTATTTAAAATTACTGCTGTTACGTTTGTACTAACAACAGCAGGGGGGGCTTTGTTTGCCCAAAACACTAAATTTGATTGGAAAGAAGCAACTGAAGGCGGATACACCTACAAGTACGTGACCAATGACCCTACCCATTCGCGGTTTTACAAATTAAAGAATGGCTTAACCGTGATTTTAAGCCCGACAAAAAAAGAACCGCGTATTCAAACTTATATTGCAACAAAAGCGGGGAGTAAAACAGATCCGAAAGATCATACCGGTTTGGCTCATTACCTGGAGCATATGCTATTCAAAGGAACGGATAAATTTGGATCCAAAGATTGGGCAAAGGAAAAACCTTTGTTGGATCAGATTGATGCGCTCTACGAAAAATATAATGGTACAACAGACGAAACCGAACGGAAAGCAATCTATAAGGAAATCGATAAGGTATCTGGAGAAGCTGCGAAATATGCTATCGCAAATGAGTATGATAAATTGATGGCGTCAATGGGAGCGGAAGGCACCAATGCTTTTACTTCATTTGAGCAGACTGTTTATCAGGAGCAAATTCCCAGCAATGTAATGGACAAGTATCTTGCTGTGCAGGCAGAACGGTTTAGATATCCGGTATTGCGCCTTTTCCATACTGAGCTGGAAGCTGTGTATGAAGAGAAAAATATCAGCTTGGATAAAGATAATCGTAAAGCTGTAGAATCGATGTTCTCAGCAGCATTTCCCAATAATAATTACGGAAAGCAGACGACAATCGGTACAGTAGAGCATCTTAAAAATCCGTCTTTGAAAGCGATTCGTGAATATTTTCATACCTATTATGTCCCTAATAATATGGGGGTGATAATGTCGGGCGATTTTGATCCTACCGAGGTGGTCAAAAAGGTGGATAAGGCCTTTGCTTTTATGCAGGCGAAAGAGATTCCAGCCTATACTTTTGATGCGGAGAAACCAATTTTAACTCCTGTTGTCCGCGAGGTTAAAGGTCCGGATGCTGAATTTATGTTAATGGGGTTCCGTTTTCCTGGCGCTGCGACAAAGGATGCCCGTATGCTTAATCTGATGAGTCAGATCTTGACGAATGGTTCTGCTGGTCTGATTGATCTGGATTTGGTGAAGAATCAAAAATTATTAGGTGCTGGCGCTTTCCCTTATGTGTTAAAAGACTATTCTTTGCTCCTGTTGCAGGGTAATCCTGGTCAGGGACAAAGCTTGGAAGAGGTGCAACAGCTGCTGTTGCAAGAATTGGCGAAATTGAGAAAAGGTGAATTCTCGGATGATTTGATAACAGCCATCGTCAACAATGCGAAGAAAGACGAAATCAAACAGAACGAAAGTTATGGTGACCGAGCTGAATCATTGATGGATGCCTTTACTTCGGGTCAGGATTGGGCGTCTGTTGTGGGCTATTCGGATGAATTGAATAAAATCACCAAGCAAGATGTGGTGGATTTTGCGAACAAATACCTGAATGACAATAATTATGTTGTTGTTTATAAGCGTAAGGGCGTTGATAACAATGTTGTTAAAGTTGTTAAACCTGAAATTACTCCTGTAACGGTCAATCGTGACGACCAGTCGGAGTTTTTGAAGCGGGTGGAAGCAATGCCAGAGGATAAAATCCAACCGGTATGGGTCGATTATAACAAAGATATACAGAAAGCTACTGCAAACGGTTTACCTGTGCTAGCTGTAAAGAACGCAGATAATGAACTGTTTTCGCTATCTTATCGTTTTGATGGTGGAAAATGGAGCAATAAATTACTTTCATTGGCTGCGGGTTATCTCGAATTTTTGGGTACAAAAGATAAGTCCAGTGAGCAATTCAGTAAAGATTTTTATCAATTGGCTTCTGATTTTTCGGTGTCTGCAGGGAATGAGGAAACCATGGTGTCGATTTCGGGGTTAAATTCAAACTTTACGGCTACGTTGAACTTGATTCAAGATCTGTTGCGTAATTGTGTTGCTGATCAGGAGGCTTTCAAAATGTATATTGCCCGCCTTAAAAAAGCGAGGGCAAATGCGAAAGAAAACAAGGGAGCGATCATGGAGGGCCTAAAGTCTTATGCTAAATACGGCGCTAAGAATCCGTTTAATAATGTGTTTACAGATGCGGAATTGGATGCGTTAAAAGCGGAGGACTTGGTGAAGGCATTGCACGATCTGGCTAATATGAAACATACGATGCTTTATTTTGGCCCGTTGACAGCTCAAGAATTTGTGGCGAAAGCGAAGCCTTTGAAACAAGGTGCCGGAGAGTATGTTCAGGCAAAAAAAGCGGTCGTGTTTGCCGAATTGCCAACAAGCAAAAATCAGGTTCTTTTTGCCAATTTCGATATGAAGCAGGCTGAAGTGTTTTGGTATAGAAGTTCAGGAATATACAACAGTGCCCTGACCCCGACTGTTTCATTGTTTAATAATTACTTTGGTGGCGGAATGGGAAGTATTGTCTTCCAGACTATCCGTGAATCAAAAGCATTGGCTTATTCAACTTATGCGTATTACGGACAGCCTTATAAAAAGGAAAATCACTATACGGTTGGAGCTTATGTTGGGACGCAGGCTGATAAATTTAATGATGCGATTAAAGGCATGAATGAGTTGCTGGATGTGTTGCCTGAAAGTGCTAAGGGACTGGATATTGCGAAAGTAAGTCTGGAAAAATCAATTGCCAGTGAGCGTGTGTTGAATGCCTCTATTTTAGGTAGTTATCTAGCGGCACAACGTTTGGGAAATGCAACTGATATTCGTAAAGTTGTTTATGAGCAAGCGCCAAAGTTAACTTATGGCGATCTAAATACTTTTCACAAGAAGGAAATGAGTCAAAAGCCGTACGTTTACTGTATTGTGGCGAAGGAAGAAAATCTTAAGCCAGAAGATCTTGCAAAACTGGGCGAGGTCAAAAAGCTGGATCTTAAAGAGATTTTCGGCTATTAG